Proteins from a single region of Coregonus clupeaformis isolate EN_2021a unplaced genomic scaffold, ASM2061545v1 scaf0359, whole genome shotgun sequence:
- the LOC121570341 gene encoding protein mono-ADP-ribosyltransferase PARP9-like, whose translation MARSETIPLEEMVSILDQCGPALTYVLQSKFGCTAVLHGVDAGAGTRKFKMPGEERFSTQLSKGLKVSVRKDDFTTHKADAVINSANVNLHHVGGLARALCDAGGPDIQRESDQYTKLYGKLSTGDAIVAEPGRLPCKKIIHAVGPCLPYKPMQYNIDDAVPELTKTVISILKMVNQEKLQFVAISSGLFNFPLPLCADVIVKTLKEYHDRDY comes from the coding sequence ATGGCCAGGTCCGAGACTATCCCTCTGGAGGAGATGGTGAGCATCCTGGACCAATGCGGGCCAGCTCTGACATATGTCCTGCAAAGCAAGTTTGGATGTACTGCTGTGCTCCATGGTGTTGATGCCGGTGCAGGTACAAGGAAGTTCAAGATGCCAGGTGAGGAAAGGTTTTCTACCCAGCTGTCAAAGGGCCTCAAAGTATCAGTAAGGAAAGATGACTTTACCACTCATAAAGCAGATGCTGTGATCAATTCTGCCAATGTGAATCTCCACCATGTGGGAGGTCTCGCCAGGGCGCTGTGTGATGCCGGAGGCCCGGATATCCAGCGAGAGAGTGACCAGTACACAAAGCTTTACGGAAAGTTGTCAACGGGAGATGCCATCGTTGCCGAACCTGGACGCTTACCGTGCAAGAAGATCATTCATGCTGTGGGTCCATGCCTTCCATACAAACCAATGCAATATAATATTGATGATGCTGTGCCAGAACTCACAAAGACTGTAATAAGCATTCTAAAGATGGTAAATCAAGAGAAGCTGCAGTTTGTGGCCATCAGTTCTGGCCTGTTCAACTTTCCCTTGCCTCTCTGTGCAGACGTCATTGTTAAAACACTGAAAGAGTACCATGATCGGGATTATTAG